CTGAACTTCCTGTCGCTGCTCGCGCTGGCGCTGGTCGCGGGCGTGCTGGTCGACGATGCGATCGTGGAGATCGAGAACATCGTCAGACACATGCGCATGGGCAAAACCGCCTACCAGGCCAGTATCGACGCGGCCGACGAGATCGGTCTGCCGGTGGTGGCGACCAGTTTCTGTATCGTCGCGGTGTTCCTGCCGGTCGGCCTGATGCCGGGCATTTCCGGGCAGTTCTTCCAGAACTTCGGCCTCACCGTGGTGGTCGCGGTGCTGATGTCGCTGGCGGTCGCGCGGATGATCACGCCGCTGATGGCGGCGTATTTCCTGTCGGCCAAGGGCCACGCCTCGCACGGCGAGGGCACGTGGATGGATCGCTACATGCGGGTGCTGCGCTGGACGCTCGAAACCGGCAAGATGAAAGCGCGTCGGGGCGACACAACCAGCCCGCGTTCGCGGTTCCTGTATTCGCTGGCGCTGCTGATCGCGGTGATCGTGATCCTCGGCGTTACCGCCGCAGCCATGTTCGGCGCCTTCGGAGCGCTGTCCGAGTTCGAGATCCCGAACCAGGTGGCAGGCGCGGTGTCGAGCGATTCCAATTCCTGGCTGTATTTCCTGGTGTCGAAGCTGTTCGAGATCATGCAGGTTGCCGCCGTCACCGCCGTCGCCTTCATCGCGGGCTGGCTGGTGTTCAAGGTATTCGAGCTGCCGTCGCGCTCGAACGGCAGGTTCGGACAAGGCGTGCGCTACCTCACCGCCCGGTTCTACGATCACCGCATCTGGATGCTCGGGGTCGGGTGGTTCTCGCTGCTGATTACCGTGCTGCTGTTCGGCCAGATTCCCGGGCAATTCCAGCCTTCGATCGACGATTCGAACAGCACGGTCGATATCGAGATGGTGCCGGGCACCACGCTCGAGACCACGAAGGGCGTGGTGAAGCAGGTCGTCGCCGTTCTCGAACAGCAGCAGGAAGTCGAGCTGATGCTGGAGCGGACCCGGATCGGCAACGCCAACATCTACATCACGCTCAAGGAAGATCGCGAACGCAGCTCGATCGAATTCGAGCGCGAAGTCGGGCCGCTACTGCAGGATATCCCCGACGCCCGCGTGCGGTTCGAATCGCAAAGCGGCGGCTTCGGATCGGGTCGCGACCTGACCGTGATGCTCGCCGGTTCCAACCCCGAACTGCTCGAACAGACCGCGACGACGCTGGTCGAGCAGATGAAGGGCATCGAGGACATCGTCGCCCCGCGCATCAGCGCCGACCTCAACCGGCCCGAAATCCTGATCACCCCGCGCGAGCAGATCGCCGCCGAATTGGGCGTGACGACGGTTGCGCTGTCGCAAACGATCCGCATCGCGACTCTCGGCGAAATCGAACAGAATGCCGCGCGGTTCTCGCTCTCCGACCGGCAAATCCCGATCCGGGTCAAGTTGTCGGAAGAGGCGCGCACTGACCTGACCACGATCGAAAACCTGCCGGTGCAGACGCTCAATGGCGGTACGGTGCCGCTGGGCAGGGTGGCGGATATCGAATTCGGATCCGGCCCGACCGCGATCCAGCGCTACAACCAGAACCGCCGCGTGCTGGTCGGCGCGGATCTCGCCAGCGGCGTGGTCAAGGGCGAAGCGCAGCAGCAGGTCGATGCGCTGCCGATCCTGCAGGACCTGCCGACCGGCGTGATCCGCGACGTGGTGGGCGAGGACGAATGGCAGCAGGAGATGCTGCAGAACCTGATGGTGGCGATCGTCGCCGGGGTGCTGCTGGTGTTCGCCTGCCTGGTGCTGCTCTACAAGCGGTTGATGAGCCCGCTGGTCAACATGACCTCGCTCGCGCTCGCCCCGCTCGGCGGAATCCTGCTGCTGTGGCTGGTCGGCATGCCGCAGACCATGCCGGTCTATATCGGCATCCTGCTGCTGCTCGGGATCGTGTCGAAGAACTCGATCCTGTTGATCGACTTCGCGATCGAGGAAATGGCGAAGGGCACCGGCAAGCTCGAATCGATCATGGAAGCCGGGCACAAGCGCGCGCAGCCGATTGTGATGACCACCGTGGCGATGACGGCGGGGATGATCCCGACCGCGATCTCGCTCACCGGTGACGGTGCCTGGCGACAGCCGATGGGGATCGTGGTGATCGGCGGCCTGATTATGTCGACGCTGCTCACGCTGCTGATCGTGCCGGCGGGCTTCAGTCTTGCCGACGGGTTCGAAAAGCGCGCCGGGCCGTGGCTGCGCGAACGCATGCTGACTTACAAGCCGGGCGACGATACCAGGCCGCATGCTCCCCCGGCCGACGATCAAGCGCCCGACGTGCCGTATCCGGGCGCCGGCGCGACACCCGCCACGCGGTTGCCACCGGGTGCCGAACCGGCCGAATGAGCCGGGGATGCGTGACGGATCGTTCATTTGACGGCTATTAGGACGCCTATGGCGACCAAGGCGCGGCCTATCCCCCTCAAGTTCGGCGGCGAACCGCTGACCGCCGATCGTGCCCGGCGCATGCGCTGGACCGCGACCGGGCTGCTGGCGGCGATGGCGGTGCTGTTCTTCACCAGCCATGGCCTTGTGCCGCAGCATCCGGCGTGGGGCTACGTCAATGCCTTCGCCGAGGCGGCGATGGTCGGCGGGCTGGCCGACTGGTTCGCGGTGACTGCGTTGTTCCGTCATCCGCTCGGCCTTCCGATCCCGCACACCGCGATCATCCCCGAGAACAAGGACCGCATCGCCGACACGATGGCGCAGTTCCTGCAGGAGAATTTCCTCACGCCCGCGGTGGTCGCGCGGCGCATGTCGGGGATGAACATCGCCCGTGCAGTCGGCGATTTCCTGGTCGCCAGTCCGGAGGAATCGGGCCTCGACACCCGCTCGCGCATCACCGGCGGCGCGGCGGAGCTGTTCGCCGAACTGCTCGAATCGCTCGACCCCGACCGGCTCGGCAACCAGGTGCGTTCGGGACTGGCGGGCCAGTTTGCCAAGATCGATATCTCCCCGCTCGCCGGGCGCATGCTCGAGGGCGCGATCGCCGACCGGCGGCACCTGCCGCTGATCGACGGATTTATCCGCTGGGCCGGCCTGACGATCGAGGACAACGAGGAAACCGTACGCGAGATGATCCACAAGCGCGCCAACGCAGTGCTGCGCTGGACCGGGCTCGACGAGCGGATTTCGGCGAGCGTGCTCGACGGGATGTACAAGCTGCTGGCCGAAGTGCTGGTCGATCCCGAACACCCGCTGCGCCACAAGATCGAGGAAGGTCTCGAAAAGCTCTCGCAGGATCTCCAGCACGATCCGGTGACTCGCGAGCGGGTCGAGGAAATGAAGCGCGACCTGATCGAGAACCCGGCCGTGGCCGAATGGTGGATGGGCGTTTGGGAACGCATCCGCCGCGCGCTGATCCGCCGCGCGCGCGAGGCCGACAGCCCGATGGGGATCGAAATGCGCAAGGCGCTGGGCGATCTCGGCACTGCGCTCACGCAGGACGAGCGGCTGCAGGTGCAGATAAACCGCTTCGCCCGGCGCACTGCGGTCGGCATCGCCACGCGCTACGGATCGGAGATCGTCACGCTGGTGTCCGACACCGTCAAGCGCTGGGACGCGACCACGATCACCGGGCGAATCGAGAATGCGGTCGGGCGCGACCTGCAGTTCATCCGCATCAACGGCACGCTGGTCGGCGGGCTGGTCGGCATGACCTTGCATTTCATCGTCAGCTTCCTTTGACCCGGCAGGTAGGTAGTCGTCCGCAATAGATCGGCCCTGCGCCCGGCCGTTCTTCTATCGTGCGATGGAACTTTCGAACGACAATTTGCCGCCGCAGCGGATCGTGCTTGCCGAAGGCGCGCAGGCGGTGATCAACGGCGCACTGGTGACCGCTCTCGCCCCGTGCACGATCGAGGTGGGCGCGGGTGCGTTCGTGCTGAGCGGTCGCGCGCTGTCGGTCAGCAACCCGCTGCGCAACCCGCGCGAGGAGCTGTATTTCTCCGCGCTCGAAGCGGGCACCGATGCCGCGCGGTTCGACGATGCGCGGTTCCGTCTGTTCAATTTGCTGGCACAGGTCGTGGCGCACGAACCCAGCTATCAGGGGCAGCGCGAATGCGCCGCATGCGCTGCGGCGCTGATGGCGGGCAATGCCGACGATACGATCCGCAGCGCCGCACGGCTGGCGTCCGAGCGGCTGGCAGAGCCGCGTGGGGAAAGGTTTGGAGCGGTCTGGCGCTCCGGCTCGCGCCGGACATCCGCGGGCGCCGCGATGGAGGCAAAACCTTAGTCGCGTAAAATCGGGATGAGGCGCGCAGCGTGAGCGCCGTCACGGACAGGAATTTCGCAAATCCGGAGAATGGCCCTTCCGATCGACTTGTGCGGCTTGGCGCAGGCGGTCGCCACCGAAATCTGGAAGGACCCAATCATGAGCGAACAGACACTCGAATTCCGGAACGGCCATTGCGTGACCGAAGGCCAGCATGATCTCGAGAAGACCGACGATTGCTTCCGCTGCTTCACCGCGATCCAGGACGTGCCCCCGCAAAAGACGCTGTTTCTTTCGGTCGACGGCGAAATCCTGATCGGCAACCCTGGCATCGATGTCGAGCTGACCTACGCCGTGCCGCAGGGGATCAACCCCCACATCCTGATCCTGCGGGCCGACCTGATCCAGAAACCGGGCTTCTGGCCGCAGGTGATGACGTGGAAGCCGGCGCGCTATCGTTCGGGCATGGTGCAGGACGGGCAGTATGCCGAGGTGCAGATCATGGCCCCGTTCGGCGATCACACTGTCAAGGTGACCGAACGCCAGTAAGTGGCGGTCGCGGACGGGGGCGAGCCGCTCTGCAACCCGCCCCTTCGCAGCCTCCGGTCTAGCCGAGCGCCCCGGTCAGTTCCGGCACGGCGTTGTAGAGGTCTGCCACCAGGCCGATATCGGCGACCTGGAAGATCGGCGCGTCCTCGTCCTTGTTGATGGCGATGATGACCTTGGAATCCTTCATCCCCGCAAGGTGCTGGATCGCGCCGGAAATGCCGATCGCGATGTAGACTTCGGGGGCGACGATCTTGCCGGTTTGGCCGACCTGGTAATCGTTGGGCACGTACCCGGCATCGACCGCGGCGCGCGAAGCGCCGATCGCCGCGCCGAGCTTGTCGGCGAGCGGGGTGATGATCTGTTCGAAGGTTTCGCTGTCCTTGAGCGCGCGGCCACCCGAGACGATGACTTTCGCGCTCGTCAGTTCGGGACGCTCGCTCTTGGCGATTTCCGCACCGACGAAGCTGGAGAGACCAGAATCGCCCGGGCCGCTCGCGTCTTCGATCGAAGCCGAACCGCCTTCGGTTGCGGCCTTTTCGAATGCGGTGCCGCGCACGGTGATGACCAGCTTGGGATCGGACGATTCGACCGTGGCGATCGCGTTGCCGGCGTAGATCGGACGGGTGAAGGTCTTCGGCCCTTCGACCGAGAGAATGTCCGAAATCTGCATCACGTCGAGCAGCGCGGCGACGCGCGGCGCGATGTTCTTGCCGGTGGTGGTGGCAGGCGCGAGGAACGCGTCGTAGCTTTCCATCAGGCCAGCAACCAGCGGCGCGACGTTTTCGGCGAGCGCGTTGGCGTAGGCGGCATCGTCGGCCTTCAGCACCTTCGAAACGCCGGCGATTTTCGCAGCCGCATCGGCGACCGAGCCGCAATCGTGGCCTGCGACCAGTGCGGTGACGTCACCGAGCTTGCCTGCAGCGGTGACGACGGCGAGCGTCGCATCGTTGACGGTTGAATTGTCGTGTTCGACCAGAACCAGAGTGTTCATGTTGCTATACCTTTCCTGTCCGGGCCGCCTCAGGCGATCCCCAGAGCCTTGATCTTTTCAACCAGCGCGGCGACGTCCTCGACCTTTTCACCGGCCTGGCGCACCGGCGGTTCGGCTACGTTGGTGGTGGTGAGACGCGGCGCGATGTCGACGCCGTAATCGCCCGGAGCCTTGGTATCGAGCGGCTTCTTCTTCGCTTTCATGATGTTCGGCAGCGAAGCGTAGCGCGGCTCGTTCAGGCGCAGGTCGGTGGTGACGATTGCCGGGAGCGTCAGCTTGACGGTCTGGAGACCACCGTCGATTTCACGCTTTACGGTGACGCTGTCCCCATCGACCTCGACGGTGTTGGCGAAGGTGCCCTGCGGACGGCCCATCAGCGCGGCGAGCATCTGGCCGGTCTGGTTCGAATCGTCGCTGATCGACTGCTTGCCGAGCAGGATCAGGCCCGGCGCTTCCTCATCGGCAATCGCCTTGAGGATCTTCGCGACGGCCAGCGGCTCCACCTCCTCATCGGTTTCCACGAGGATCGCGCGGTCGGCACCCATCGCGAGCGCGGTGCGCAGCGTTTCCTGCGCCTTGGCCGGGCCGATCGATACGGCGACGATTTCCTCGGCCTTGCCCGCTTCCTTGATCCGGATCGCTTCTTCGACCGCGATCTCGTCGAACGGGTTCATGCTCATCTTGACGTTGGCAAGATCGACGCCCGAACCGTCGGCCTTGACCCGCGGCTTCACGTTGTAATCGATCACCCGTTTGACGGGGACGAGGATTTTCATGGGTTCGTGTCCTTCCCTTTGGTCACCCGAACTCTCGGGGCCTTGCTGTGCGAATGCGTTGGTGCCGAACTAGCTCGCGTTTACGTAAACGTCAAGTAGCGGCGACGGCTGGGTTCTCTTTTGCGTGTCTGTCGAATCGAGGTCTCGCGCTACGTCGTTGCTGCGTCAACCCTCCCATTTGCTGCACTTTGCGTTAGAGTTGCACGGGGGAGAACAGTGCGGACGGGAGAGCGTGTAATGTTTGCAATCGAGCGCATATTGGGAGCAGCTCTGGCCGCACTATTGCTGGCCGGAAGCGCGGGCGCGCAGGAATCGCCGCTGGAAACCAGGCTCGGGGAGGAGGGCTTCGAATCGCCTCCGGCGACTCTCGCGCAGATGGATTGGCTGGTCGGTCAGTGGACCGGGGAAGGGATCGAGGGCGCTGCGGCAATGGAAAGCTGGCTGCCCCAGCTGGCGGGACGATGGTCGGCACCTTCGTGCAGGAGACCACCGACGGAGCGATCATGTTCACCGAGCATCTCTACCTGATGGAGGAGAATGACACGCTGGCGCTGCGCTTGAAGCACTTCAACGCCGACCTGACCGGGTGGGAGGAGAAGGACGACATGCTCACCTTCCGCCTCGTCGCGATCGAGCCTTGTGCGGCCTATTTCAACGCGCTGACCTTGCGCTGCGTCGATCCAGACAATCCCGGCAGCGGAATCGTCGCAGCGGTGCGGATGAAGAGCGACAAGCCCGAGCCGCAGGAGCTGGTGTTCCGTTTCGAGCGCATGGGGGAGCCCGGAAGGACCATCTGCCCGGACTCGACGACGACGCTCGACATGAATCAGTGCTACGCCGACATCGCGACCGCGTCCGACGAGCGCCGCAAGCGCTATTTCGACGCGGCCATCGCGCGCGAGACCGAGAGCGCGGCAGAGACGGAGCGAATGCTGGGCGAGACCGAGCCGGACACGCAGCACATCGCGCAAATGCGTGCCAGCGAAACGGCATTCGAGGCCTATCGCGAGGCCGAGTGCGGCGCGGTGTGGGAAAGCTGGAAGACCGGCACGATCCGCACAATCATGGCGCTCGGCTGCCAGATCGAACTCACCGACCGGCGCACGCACACGATCTGGCAGAATTGGCTGACCTATATGGACAGCACCCCGCCGACCCTGCCGGAACCGATGCCGAGCAGGTAGGAATACGTCTGACTCCTGTCGGTCGTGCTAGCGCCGAGGACGCCCGCCCGGATGGGCGGGCGTAACGAAATCACGCAGCCTGCTTGACCTCGGCGACGATCTTCTTCGCGGCGTCGCCCAGATCGTCCGCCGGGACGATCGGCAGGCCGGAATTGGCGAGGATGTCCTTGCCCTTCTGGACGTTGGTGCCTTCGAGGCGCACGACCAGCGGAACCGACAGATTCACTTCCTTCGCCGCCTGCACGATGCCTTCGGCGATCACGTCGCACTTCATGATCCCGCCGAAGATGTTGACGAGGATGCCCTCGACCGCCGGATCCTTGAGGATGATCTTGAACGCTGCGGTCACCTTCTCGGTGGTGGCACCGCCACCCACGTCGAGGAAGTTCGCCGGGAACGCGCCGTTGAGCTTGATGATATCCATCGTCGCCATGGCAAGGCCCGCGCCGTTGACCATGCAGCCGATGTTCCCGTCGAGCTTGATGTAGGCGAGGTCGTACTGGCTCGCTTCGACTTCGGCCGGGTCTTCCTCGGTCTCGTCACGCATCTCCTCGATCGCAGGGTGGCGATAGAGCGCGTTCGAATCGAAGCTCATCTTGGCATCGAGCACCAGCAGTCTGCCGTCCTCGGTCTCAACCAGCGGGTTGATCTCGAGCATCTCCGAATCGGTCGCGACGAAGGCATCGTAGAGCTGCCTGGCGAGCTTCTGCGCCTGCTTGTTGAGATCGCCGCTTAGCTTCAGGCCGAATGCGACGGCGCGCCCGTGATGCGGCATGAAGCCCTGAGCCGGGTCGA
The Erythrobacter sp. JK5 DNA segment above includes these coding regions:
- a CDS encoding efflux RND transporter permease subunit, yielding MNFRNLSAWSIRNPVIPLVIFTALLFAGLVSFSRMDVTNNPDVEFPGVQIGISQPGAAPTEIENQITQRVESTLAAINGVKSINSTASEGSSNTFVEFEIGTDPDDAVVEVKNAIDTVRGSLPDGILEPRITKAEIAGGFLGIYAVQADDMTIEQLSWFIDDTVAKRLQDISGMAEVGRWGGVDREIEVILDPAKMQALGVTASQINSVLRQSNVDAAGGLAEVGGTRQSLRVLGNTDTAFELSQRQIQLGGGRTIRLADIATVRDGFSERTSIGEVGDREVVNFYMSRARGASDVTVFDEAKAEIEKIEAENEGIKFIPLFNTVVYTESQYKSSMAALIEGALLAVVVVFLFLRDWRATFISSVAIPLSAIPTFFFMDLLGFNLNFLSLLALALVAGVLVDDAIVEIENIVRHMRMGKTAYQASIDAADEIGLPVVATSFCIVAVFLPVGLMPGISGQFFQNFGLTVVVAVLMSLAVARMITPLMAAYFLSAKGHASHGEGTWMDRYMRVLRWTLETGKMKARRGDTTSPRSRFLYSLALLIAVIVILGVTAAAMFGAFGALSEFEIPNQVAGAVSSDSNSWLYFLVSKLFEIMQVAAVTAVAFIAGWLVFKVFELPSRSNGRFGQGVRYLTARFYDHRIWMLGVGWFSLLITVLLFGQIPGQFQPSIDDSNSTVDIEMVPGTTLETTKGVVKQVVAVLEQQQEVELMLERTRIGNANIYITLKEDRERSSIEFEREVGPLLQDIPDARVRFESQSGGFGSGRDLTVMLAGSNPELLEQTATTLVEQMKGIEDIVAPRISADLNRPEILITPREQIAAELGVTTVALSQTIRIATLGEIEQNAARFSLSDRQIPIRVKLSEEARTDLTTIENLPVQTLNGGTVPLGRVADIEFGSGPTAIQRYNQNRRVLVGADLASGVVKGEAQQQVDALPILQDLPTGVIRDVVGEDEWQQEMLQNLMVAIVAGVLLVFACLVLLYKRLMSPLVNMTSLALAPLGGILLLWLVGMPQTMPVYIGILLLLGIVSKNSILLIDFAIEEMAKGTGKLESIMEAGHKRAQPIVMTTVAMTAGMIPTAISLTGDGAWRQPMGIVVIGGLIMSTLLTLLIVPAGFSLADGFEKRAGPWLRERMLTYKPGDDTRPHAPPADDQAPDVPYPGAGATPATRLPPGAEPAE
- a CDS encoding DUF445 domain-containing protein, which codes for MRWTATGLLAAMAVLFFTSHGLVPQHPAWGYVNAFAEAAMVGGLADWFAVTALFRHPLGLPIPHTAIIPENKDRIADTMAQFLQENFLTPAVVARRMSGMNIARAVGDFLVASPEESGLDTRSRITGGAAELFAELLESLDPDRLGNQVRSGLAGQFAKIDISPLAGRMLEGAIADRRHLPLIDGFIRWAGLTIEDNEETVREMIHKRANAVLRWTGLDERISASVLDGMYKLLAEVLVDPEHPLRHKIEEGLEKLSQDLQHDPVTRERVEEMKRDLIENPAVAEWWMGVWERIRRALIRRAREADSPMGIEMRKALGDLGTALTQDERLQVQINRFARRTAVGIATRYGSEIVTLVSDTVKRWDATTITGRIENAVGRDLQFIRINGTLVGGLVGMTLHFIVSFL
- a CDS encoding electron transfer flavoprotein subunit alpha/FixB family protein, encoding MNTLVLVEHDNSTVNDATLAVVTAAGKLGDVTALVAGHDCGSVADAAAKIAGVSKVLKADDAAYANALAENVAPLVAGLMESYDAFLAPATTTGKNIAPRVAALLDVMQISDILSVEGPKTFTRPIYAGNAIATVESSDPKLVITVRGTAFEKAATEGGSASIEDASGPGDSGLSSFVGAEIAKSERPELTSAKVIVSGGRALKDSETFEQIITPLADKLGAAIGASRAAVDAGYVPNDYQVGQTGKIVAPEVYIAIGISGAIQHLAGMKDSKVIIAINKDEDAPIFQVADIGLVADLYNAVPELTGALG
- a CDS encoding electron transfer flavoprotein subunit beta/FixA family protein encodes the protein MKILVPVKRVIDYNVKPRVKADGSGVDLANVKMSMNPFDEIAVEEAIRIKEAGKAEEIVAVSIGPAKAQETLRTALAMGADRAILVETDEEVEPLAVAKILKAIADEEAPGLILLGKQSISDDSNQTGQMLAALMGRPQGTFANTVEVDGDSVTVKREIDGGLQTVKLTLPAIVTTDLRLNEPRYASLPNIMKAKKKPLDTKAPGDYGVDIAPRLTTTNVAEPPVRQAGEKVEDVAALVEKIKALGIA
- a CDS encoding DUF6265 family protein; protein product: MVGTFVQETTDGAIMFTEHLYLMEENDTLALRLKHFNADLTGWEEKDDMLTFRLVAIEPCAAYFNALTLRCVDPDNPGSGIVAAVRMKSDKPEPQELVFRFERMGEPGRTICPDSTTTLDMNQCYADIATASDERRKRYFDAAIARETESAAETERMLGETEPDTQHIAQMRASETAFEAYREAECGAVWESWKTGTIRTIMALGCQIELTDRRTHTIWQNWLTYMDSTPPTLPEPMPSR
- the sucC gene encoding ADP-forming succinate--CoA ligase subunit beta, coding for MNVHEYQAKELLKEHGIAVPDGHAALSVEEAVAAARQLPGPLYVVKAQIHAGGRGKGKFKELPEDAKGGVRLAKSVEEVEANAREMLGNTLVTIQTGDEGKQVNRLYVTDGVDIAKEYYFSLLVDRATGRVAMVVSTEGGMDIEAVAHDTPEKISTITIDPAQGFMPHHGRAVAFGLKLSGDLNKQAQKLARQLYDAFVATDSEMLEINPLVETEDGRLLVLDAKMSFDSNALYRHPAIEEMRDETEEDPAEVEASQYDLAYIKLDGNIGCMVNGAGLAMATMDIIKLNGAFPANFLDVGGGATTEKVTAAFKIILKDPAVEGILVNIFGGIMKCDVIAEGIVQAAKEVNLSVPLVVRLEGTNVQKGKDILANSGLPIVPADDLGDAAKKIVAEVKQAA